AATGAAATGGGTCTTTTATCACCAGATATTTTTATTGATCAGAGACCACAAATCGAAGAGAAACAAGAGCAGGGTAGATACTTCTCAATGTTATACCAACACACAGATATGGCTAACCAGCAGATGTCATTATACCAAAGAGATCCAAACAGTATCTATATTGCTGTAGATGGACCAGCTAACGCTAAAATGGACGATCCTGTATTAGAAGGTGGTGGTATTTCAGGTTGGACAGTTACATTAATTTCTAAAAACTGTGAAGATCCAGCAAGAGCTATTAGATTCTTAAGTTACTGGATGTCAGAAGAGGGTCAACACGACTTTACATTAGGTGCTCCTGGTCAGTGGGAAACAGTAGACGGTCAAGATCAACTAACTAAAGAGGCTATGGACTTAATGATTAACGATAGATCTGCCTACGATAAAGAGTATGGTGGACAACAGACTTACTGGATGTTAATGGATAACCCTATGTTTGAAGGTAAAAAATGGGCTCCACAACCTGTAACTCCAATGAAAGAGTTAATTAACTGGACTAAACCATATACAGCAAGTTTTGCACAATTTTCAAACTTAACTATTCCTGGTTATGAACCAGAATCTGTAATTGGAACAAAGCAACAAACAATGGAAGGAAAATACATACCATTATTAATAATTGCCGAGTCAGATAAAGAGTTCGAAGATATCTGGGCTGAGTGGCAACAAAAGAAGGAAGATATTAACCTTCAAGCTATGTATGACTACCAACAACCAATGTATGAAGCAAACTGTGAGAAATTAGGTGTTCCAGTAAAATAGGATTTATTTAATATAAAATAGTTTAAAGGGGCAATATCTGCCCCTTTATTTAGGAGAAGTAATATTGGCCACTCAAAAAGATGTTGCAAAGTTGGCAAACGTATCTTTTATTACAGTTTCTAGAGTAATAAATAACATGGGAAATGTAAAAAAAGAGACGAGGCTACGAGTAGAAAAAGCAATTAAAGAGTTAAATTACTACCCTAATACCATTGCCCAGGGGCTTAATAGTAACAAAATAAAAACTTTAGCCATCCAGACACCACTACCAGTTGAATCTTCAATTGAAGGGACATCTTATTATAGGCGAATATTAATTGGTATAGAAAAATACTGTATTCTCCACGGCTACGACCTTCTTTTATCATCCCAGAGAGCTGGTAAAGGAGAGTTAGACTTTTTAAAGCCTTTTTACGAAAGAAAAGCTGATGGTATAGCAATTATTGCATCTCGACCCAATACAAAACAGTTAGAGAGTATCTCAAAGGATAATATTCCCTGTGTAATTGTTGGGGATAGACATCCAAGTATTAAGCTAAACTACATTGATACCGAAAATTTCCAAGGTATGTGTAACGCAGCTGAATATCTTATATCTAGAGGTCATAGAAGAATTGGATATATAAAAGGAAATCAGGAGAATCAAAATGCAGTTGATAGATTTTCCGGGTTTTTAGAGGCTATGAGAGTTGAGAAGATAAAAATTGATCCCACCCTAATTTTTGATGGTGATTATACTAAAGAATCAGGGGGTGAGGCATTAAAGTACTTTATAAAATTAAAAGAGCCTCCAACAGCTGTTATCTCAAGTACGGATTTAATGGCTATAGGTTTTTATGAAGAGTGCGTAACTATGGGAATAAATATTCCTGATGATATATCAATAATTGGTTTTGATGGTCATGAAATCTGCTCATATACAAATCCCCAACTTGCAACAATGTATCAACCCCTTGAGGATATGGGGATGGAAGCAGCAAAACTTTTAATTAATCAAATTGAAAAGAACTATAATGAACCACAACACCTAATTTTCCCGGTTACACTACATCCAGGTTTATCGGTAAAAGATCTAACTAGACATTAAACCAACCACCAGATATTATATATTAGTATGGCAACTCAAAAAGATGTAGCTAAATTGGCTAATGTATCATTTATAACGGTATCTCGAGTAATTAATAATATGGGAAATGTAAAACCCGAGACTAAGAAAAAAGTTGAAGCAGCTATTAAGGAGTTAAATTACTACCCTAACAGTATAGCCCAGGGTTTAAACCGTAATAGGGTAATGACTATAGCTATTGAGGCCCCACTTCCATCAAGCGAAACAGTTGAAGCCAACTCATACTATACAAGGCTATTATCTGGTATTGAAAAACACTGTATAAAATTAGGTTATGATATTCTATTATCTTCCCAACGGGGTAAAATATCTGATTTTGACACCCTTAGTCCATACTATAGCAGAAAGGCTGATGGAATTATAATATTAGGATCAAAACCAACAGAGGAACAGTTAAAAAAAATAACTAAGGATAGTATCCCCTGTGTGATAATTGGGGATAGAGATCCAAGTTACAAGATAAACTATGTAGATACAGATAACTTTACAGGGATGTACAGTGCAACTAAACATTTAATTGAGAATGGTCATAAAAAAATTGCCTTTATAAAGGGTAATATTTTGACTCAAAATGTCACTGAAAGACTTAAGGGGTATAAGGCTGCAATGAGGAAGTTTAACTACCCAATAAAGGATGAGTGGATATTTGAGGGAGACTATACAATAGCTTCAGGGAGAAGATGTTATAAATATTTGTCTACACTGGAAGATAAACCTACAGCATTAGTTAGCTCTACAGACATAATGGCTTTTGGAGTCTATGAAGAGTTACATGCAACAGGAGAGAGTGTTCCTGATAAGATGTCAATTATTGGTTTCGATGGACACGAGCTATGTAAATATACAAAACCACCATTAACAACAATTAGACAGCCCCTTGAAGATATGGGGGAAGAGGCTGCTAAAATGCTTATAAACCAAATTGAAGATAGTAACACAACTAATAAACACCTTATATTCCCAGTTGATTTACAATATGGCGGAAGTGTAAAAAATATTAGTTAACTATTTCTAACTCTATCCAATTAATATTAATATCTACACCAGAGAGTTTTAAATCAGATATCCCCTTAGGAAGAGTTATCTCTCCCTCTATGGTCTTCCAACTCTGCCAATCCCCTGACCCTTTAAAATCCTGTTTATCAAAACCTAAAACTGTTTCTGCTTTTAAAGGTATATTAGACTTCTCTGAAGCTACTCTATATCTAATTTTATATAGTCCAGCTTTCTCAACATCTAAGCGATATTTTAACCAATCCCCATCTGTCATCCATCCAATATTAAGAGTTCCTTCAGAACAATCTTGGGTTTGAGGGGTATCACTTTTACTAAAAAAGTCTTCAGCTTCTATTTTACTATATTTAGAAACAACAACTGGTTTTTTAAGTTTAATAAAAGAGACATCATCTAACATAACATTTGCAGATGAATCTCCAAGGGATGGAATAAAGGCGACTCTAACCCTATTATGATCTTCTATTATATTAAACAGTACAGAAAACTCTTTTTTATCCTTTGATAGGTCAACAAAATTAGGGCCATAAATTATATCTCCACTATTAGATAGTAGTGCTACAGCTAATTGTCTATTACTTAAACTATAGGATTGGAATTTCATCTCATAGGTCTCGTTTCCTATAAGGTCTATATTATCTTGATAAAAAATGATTCCATTTGATGTCCCACTAGTGTCAAGAGTTACTATCTTTGCCTCTCTTTGATAAATATCAGGGCTTATGTTTATCATAACATCACTACTGCTATCTAGATCTAGCTTCCAGAAAGCCTGCCTGTTATCTCCTCTATCAAAAGTTCCATTATATATTAAGTTCCCATTAAATAATGGTGTTCTTGATGGTTTTTCTCTCTTTGTAGTTGAAGCCAACTCACCACCAATTTGGGTAAGTTTAACATCGTCAATCCATATATCAATATCACTTAACCCCATATTAAACTCATATCTAGCCTTAGGGTCGCTCTTCTCCTTCATTATAAAGTTATAATTGTACTCTCTCATCTCTTCAAAGAGATCAACATCTATCTCTTTTGAATAGGCAGCCCAACCTCTAGCTTCTAAACCACCAATTTTTAACATTATTTTTCTGGATTTTGCAGCTCTAGCTTTAAATGAGATGTTATACTCAATACCCTGTTTTAAATTCATTCCACCCTGGGTTAACTGATTTGCCCATTTCTGCCCACCAGCTGATTTAATCTTTACATGGACTTCACCATTTTCTACTGCTACAGAGCCAGAACCACTCTCAAAATTACCAAATTCCCAATGATCTAAACCATCATCAAAACCACTATTTAATGTAAAATTTCCCTCTTTATCAGGGTCTCTTCCTGGTACTTCAGCTTGGGTAGGTCTATCCTTTTTAGGTTTCATTCTAGGGTAAGGTTTAGAGGGTTGATAGACTCTAATCCAATCAATCAGCATTTTTTGTGGAAACTTGGTTGTTTCATCAGGACTTCCAGGCCAGTTACCCCCTACTGCAAGATTTAACTGTAGATAAAAATCCCGATCAAAGGGTGCAGGGAATGTTAACTCCCCATTTAAAGAGTCTTGGGTACTATACCAATCATTTTGGACCTGAAATAGCTTACCATCAACGTACCATCTTATCTCTCCAGGTAACCACTCTAGAGCAAAAATATGATATGAATCACTAAACGAACCCTTTTCTAATGTATAAGAGTCTCCTGTATATTTGTGGGGATTTCCATAATGAAGGGTTCCATGGGTCTTATTTGGCTCATGGCCTAAAACCTCCATAATATCGATCTCTCCACAGGCTGGCCAAGGACCATATATGGAGTAGTCTGTTGGCATCATCCAAAATGCGGGCCAAATCCCCTGTCCTTCTGGAAGTTTAGCCCTAATCTCATATCGGCCATATGTCCAATCCCCCTTATTTTGAGTTGTTAATTTAGCCGAAGTATAGCTATTACCTTCATAGTCCTCTTTGTGAGCCTCGATAACTAATTTCCCTTTCTCTATTCGGGCATTATCTTCACTATCAGAGTAGTATTGCAGCTCATTATTTCCATAACCACCACCACCTAGTATAAAGTTCCATTTTGATCCATCAATTGTTTTAGAATTAAACTCATCACTCCAAACTAGTTGCCAATCAAACTCTGATCTATCAATAACAACACTTTTACTATCTGAAACACAGCCTAAAAAGAGCCCTGTAACACAGATAAATCCAATAAATAAACTATACTTCTTCATTAAAAATCCTTTCTATTTTTCTAATTCAACTTCTAAATAACTAATAGCCTTATCCTTATTAAAAATCATTAAACTATACTCTTTAGGCAGTACATTTCCAGGTATATTTTTAGTAGATCCGTCTTTAAAATTAACTGTTATATTAGAACTACTCCCTTTTTTAATAATGTATGGAGTTTGACAATGGGTTCCTGCAAATGATTTAGCAGGTAATTCGATTACAACTTCACTTCCCGAATTGTTTAATACAGACCAAGTTGTAGCCTTAGTTAAGAATTCTCTATCATCTACTAATAGAGAGTTAAAAACCATTTTTCCAGACTCTATAGTAATTCCCATCTCAGCTAATCTAGTAATAACCTCTTCTTTTACCTGACCGGTCATACCTGGCTGCTTAGCACCCTTAGCATAGGGAGTATGGGAGTATGGGTCAAATGGAAAAGCCCCATAAACATCAGCTGTTTTATTATACCCTATACCGTTTCTAATATCGTAATAGTGCTTCTTTAGTGACTCTATAAGCTCTTTAGAAGCCCCTTTCTCCACAGCTGCAAAAAGATTCTCCTGGGCTGCAAGTAGTAACTTACTTACCATATGCCAGTATATTGACCCTAATCCTTCATATGCAAAGAAGGTTCCAGACCTTCCAGTAAAGGATTGGTGATCAAAAACAGTATCAAAAATTGAAACTATCTCATTTTTATCATCTTTAATATTAAGTCTATCCAAACACTCTTTTACTTGTTTAGAGTTATTAAATGAACCGTTAAAATGGTACTGATTGTAAATATCCTTTGTAATTAAATCCTTGTTACCCTTGGCAATTAACTCTTTTAAGATAGTATTACCCTCAACAACACTATTTGGAACAATATTCTTTTCGGTAAAACCTTTAAGCTCCCTATTTGGGTACAACATATAACTATTTTGATCTTCCCTATACATGGAACTATTTCTAAGTGCTTCAAATGTTTTATCAGCTTCCTGGGGAGTTAACAGACCAGAAGTTAAAATAGCAACCTGCCCTTCTAACATCTCATATAGGTTGTGAATTATCATCTGTTCATCTTTAATTTCTAGAGTATTATAGGAGTGGTAAAGATTGTCTTCCCTTCTGTTTTTATATAATGAGTCATCAACACATTTAATAGCGCTTTTTAGGAATTCTAAAATCCCACCTACAGAGAT
Above is a genomic segment from Thiospirochaeta perfilievii containing:
- a CDS encoding carbohydrate binding domain-containing protein; the encoded protein is MKKYSLFIGFICVTGLFLGCVSDSKSVVIDRSEFDWQLVWSDEFNSKTIDGSKWNFILGGGGYGNNELQYYSDSEDNARIEKGKLVIEAHKEDYEGNSYTSAKLTTQNKGDWTYGRYEIRAKLPEGQGIWPAFWMMPTDYSIYGPWPACGEIDIMEVLGHEPNKTHGTLHYGNPHKYTGDSYTLEKGSFSDSYHIFALEWLPGEIRWYVDGKLFQVQNDWYSTQDSLNGELTFPAPFDRDFYLQLNLAVGGNWPGSPDETTKFPQKMLIDWIRVYQPSKPYPRMKPKKDRPTQAEVPGRDPDKEGNFTLNSGFDDGLDHWEFGNFESGSGSVAVENGEVHVKIKSAGGQKWANQLTQGGMNLKQGIEYNISFKARAAKSRKIMLKIGGLEARGWAAYSKEIDVDLFEEMREYNYNFIMKEKSDPKARYEFNMGLSDIDIWIDDVKLTQIGGELASTTKREKPSRTPLFNGNLIYNGTFDRGDNRQAFWKLDLDSSSDVMINISPDIYQREAKIVTLDTSGTSNGIIFYQDNIDLIGNETYEMKFQSYSLSNRQLAVALLSNSGDIIYGPNFVDLSKDKKEFSVLFNIIEDHNRVRVAFIPSLGDSSANVMLDDVSFIKLKKPVVVSKYSKIEAEDFFSKSDTPQTQDCSEGTLNIGWMTDGDWLKYRLDVEKAGLYKIRYRVASEKSNIPLKAETVLGFDKQDFKGSGDWQSWKTIEGEITLPKGISDLKLSGVDININWIELEIVN
- a CDS encoding LacI family DNA-binding transcriptional regulator → MATQKDVAKLANVSFITVSRVINNMGNVKPETKKKVEAAIKELNYYPNSIAQGLNRNRVMTIAIEAPLPSSETVEANSYYTRLLSGIEKHCIKLGYDILLSSQRGKISDFDTLSPYYSRKADGIIILGSKPTEEQLKKITKDSIPCVIIGDRDPSYKINYVDTDNFTGMYSATKHLIENGHKKIAFIKGNILTQNVTERLKGYKAAMRKFNYPIKDEWIFEGDYTIASGRRCYKYLSTLEDKPTALVSSTDIMAFGVYEELHATGESVPDKMSIIGFDGHELCKYTKPPLTTIRQPLEDMGEEAAKMLINQIEDSNTTNKHLIFPVDLQYGGSVKNIS
- a CDS encoding LacI family DNA-binding transcriptional regulator, yielding MATQKDVAKLANVSFITVSRVINNMGNVKKETRLRVEKAIKELNYYPNTIAQGLNSNKIKTLAIQTPLPVESSIEGTSYYRRILIGIEKYCILHGYDLLLSSQRAGKGELDFLKPFYERKADGIAIIASRPNTKQLESISKDNIPCVIVGDRHPSIKLNYIDTENFQGMCNAAEYLISRGHRRIGYIKGNQENQNAVDRFSGFLEAMRVEKIKIDPTLIFDGDYTKESGGEALKYFIKLKEPPTAVISSTDLMAIGFYEECVTMGINIPDDISIIGFDGHEICSYTNPQLATMYQPLEDMGMEAAKLLINQIEKNYNEPQHLIFPVTLHPGLSVKDLTRH